From the genome of Edaphobacter dinghuensis, one region includes:
- a CDS encoding OmpA family protein, with translation MNRTIESFSTRALSAFLFAGVTLSVMPTAFAQTTRTTTTTETTSPTQDSTTITKKNGIYFYQVKVVHRDLDAVNYLHRSGSTKIGFRGTSLLPNAKGEAKVQSERGRITIDANFKGLTPANGFGAGYLTYVLWAITPDGRATNLGEVLPAGTKNNIHVTTPLQSFGMIVTAEPYFAVTVPSDVVVLQNDIIQDKTNGVLEKVNAHYALLPRGFYAPTDGSKTNDNPITRDEKAPLELYQAYNAVRIAQANGADRYATDILNEAKQDLQNAADIQSNKKGDRKMEITFARQAVQRSEDARLVTLRKKDEERQLNAQRAAQQSQMAAQQSQLQAQQAQLDAERAQAAKARADAEAAEARARAAEANKNAENANAVRERLRSQLNSVLATSETARGLIVNMSDVLFDTGKYTLKPTTQISLAKVSGILQAYPGLKLQVEGYTDSVGSDMMNQKLSENRADAVKSFLIAQGVQPDNITSTGYGKSNPVADNSTAKGRAQNRRVQLVVSGDAIGVKESSPEATAQPVPAASPNETGTSNPQ, from the coding sequence ATGAACCGAACGATAGAAAGCTTTTCCACGCGGGCCTTGTCCGCGTTTTTATTTGCCGGTGTCACGTTGTCTGTCATGCCCACTGCCTTTGCCCAGACGACCAGAACGACGACAACGACTGAGACGACCAGCCCCACGCAGGACTCGACCACGATTACCAAGAAAAACGGGATCTATTTCTACCAGGTCAAGGTCGTGCATCGCGATTTGGATGCCGTCAATTATCTGCATCGCAGCGGCAGCACAAAGATCGGCTTCAGAGGAACTTCGCTCCTTCCCAATGCCAAAGGGGAGGCCAAGGTTCAGAGTGAACGTGGTCGCATCACCATCGACGCCAACTTCAAGGGCCTTACTCCTGCCAACGGCTTTGGCGCCGGGTATCTGACCTATGTTCTCTGGGCGATTACGCCTGACGGCCGCGCAACGAATCTTGGAGAGGTATTGCCGGCCGGCACAAAAAACAATATCCATGTGACGACTCCTCTTCAGTCGTTTGGAATGATCGTTACCGCCGAGCCTTACTTTGCTGTTACCGTACCCAGCGATGTGGTTGTGCTGCAAAACGACATCATTCAGGATAAGACGAACGGCGTTTTAGAGAAGGTCAATGCGCACTACGCCCTTCTGCCACGCGGCTTCTATGCGCCGACGGACGGCTCCAAAACGAATGACAACCCGATTACTCGTGACGAGAAGGCTCCTCTGGAGCTGTATCAGGCCTATAACGCCGTGCGTATTGCCCAGGCGAATGGTGCGGACAGGTACGCCACTGACATCTTGAACGAGGCAAAGCAGGATCTTCAGAATGCAGCCGATATTCAAAGCAATAAAAAGGGCGATCGTAAGATGGAGATCACCTTTGCGCGCCAGGCTGTGCAGCGCTCCGAAGATGCTCGTCTGGTAACTCTGCGCAAAAAAGATGAAGAGCGTCAATTGAATGCGCAGCGTGCCGCGCAACAATCACAGATGGCAGCACAGCAGTCTCAATTACAGGCACAGCAGGCCCAACTCGATGCGGAGCGTGCCCAGGCTGCGAAGGCGCGTGCTGATGCCGAAGCTGCCGAGGCGCGTGCTCGCGCGGCAGAGGCCAATAAGAACGCCGAGAATGCAAACGCCGTGAGGGAGCGGCTACGCAGCCAGTTGAACAGCGTGCTTGCCACCAGCGAGACTGCGCGCGGCTTGATCGTCAATATGTCCGATGTGCTCTTCGACACTGGCAAATACACTCTGAAGCCGACGACCCAGATCAGTCTTGCTAAGGTCTCAGGAATTCTTCAGGCGTATCCGGGACTGAAACTGCAGGTGGAAGGCTACACCGACAGCGTTGGCAGCGACATGATGAACCAAAAGCTTTCGGAGAACCGTGCCGATGCCGTCAAGTCGTTTCTTATCGCTCAAGGCGTCCAGCCGGACAACATTACGTCTACCGGCTATGGCAAGAGCAATCCGGTTGCGGATAACAGCACCGCAAAGGGGCGTGCGCAAAATCGCCGCGTACAGCTTGTCGTCTCTGGCGATGCCATTGGCGTCAAGGAGTCCAGTCCTGAGGCGACTGCCCAACCTGTGCCAGCAGCCTCTCCTAATGAGACTGGAACTTCTAATCCGCAATAG
- a CDS encoding GvpL/GvpF family gas vesicle protein, which translates to MAWYAYCIAERQSFPELCRHRRPMPLTGVSGLFGNQAFLFPASDLAVIVSEHSAEDHARLDQQAAKDHARVIADCFKLSTVLPFRFGTTFQDDDALRRSVRSNQRHFQANVERLRGKAEMHLKVLVDDTCPGNSARDMTVGQQYLTSLRESASRQRERQSKARALSVQMHRMFLPIAEEITCKRMDSGKMLLDIAHLIDNKTVERYQNKYSSASVQLKECRMQLSGPWPPYHFVHRSGATQQHSA; encoded by the coding sequence ATGGCATGGTACGCCTATTGCATCGCAGAACGGCAGTCGTTCCCGGAACTTTGCCGGCACCGTCGTCCAATGCCCCTTACCGGAGTCTCAGGCCTCTTCGGTAATCAGGCATTCTTGTTTCCCGCCAGTGATTTAGCTGTCATCGTCTCCGAGCATAGCGCCGAAGACCATGCGCGGCTCGACCAGCAAGCTGCAAAAGACCATGCCCGCGTGATCGCGGACTGCTTCAAGCTCTCAACCGTTCTGCCTTTCCGCTTCGGTACCACCTTTCAGGATGACGATGCGCTTCGTCGCTCCGTTCGCTCCAATCAACGCCATTTCCAGGCTAATGTTGAACGTCTTCGCGGCAAAGCCGAGATGCACCTCAAGGTTCTCGTCGACGACACCTGCCCCGGTAATTCTGCGCGTGACATGACGGTCGGCCAGCAGTACCTCACGAGTCTGCGCGAGAGCGCCAGCCGCCAGCGGGAGCGCCAGTCCAAGGCCCGAGCTCTCTCCGTCCAGATGCATCGTATGTTCCTTCCCATTGCCGAAGAGATTACCTGCAAGCGTATGGACTCGGGCAAGATGCTTTTGGATATCGCCCATCTCATCGATAACAAGACGGTAGAGCGTTATCAAAACAAGTACTCTTCGGCCTCGGTGCAGTTGAAGGAGTGCCGTATGCAGCTTTCCGGCCCATGGCCTCCTTACCACTTCGTGCACCGTTCCGGTGCTACACAGCAACACTCGGCTTAG
- a CDS encoding DUF481 domain-containing protein, with protein MSTSNNFTCRVQRIWSLGVLCLVTSIIAHSGVAVAQDKAAPKSDVIMFTNGDQLTGTIERGVGDSIVFKSDTAGEITVPLSKIKELRSHGNFVVIQKNEKSTKVTRHPGALTYQDSTVTIESPSGTPETIPTKNLAYIIDQTTYDKEVAHNPGFLHGWNGSISGGATLIRSTQTGTSFNAGIALIRAIPTVTYLPPKTRTTFNLLESYGKLTQPVIPQTTPPTPPSEAKTSIFHTDAEHDIYFNPRFYALGELSFDHNFAQGLNLQQIYGGGFGWTPLKTPVQQLDLKADVHYEMQTFIQPNPITVDNPRVPDQNLIGSTFGEAYHRNLPGKVVFTESASILPAFNNPDAYSAIAAAGLALPTYKRISLGLNATDNYLNMPAAGYKKNSFQFITSIVYTLK; from the coding sequence ATGAGCACATCCAACAATTTCACTTGCAGGGTCCAGCGAATCTGGAGTTTAGGCGTTCTCTGCCTGGTCACAAGCATCATCGCCCACAGCGGCGTTGCCGTGGCGCAGGACAAGGCAGCTCCAAAGTCCGACGTGATTATGTTTACCAATGGCGACCAGTTGACTGGAACCATCGAACGCGGCGTGGGCGACAGTATCGTCTTCAAAAGCGATACAGCCGGCGAAATTACAGTTCCTCTGAGCAAGATCAAGGAGTTGCGCTCCCATGGCAACTTTGTCGTCATCCAGAAAAATGAGAAGTCCACAAAGGTCACTCGACATCCGGGCGCGCTCACCTATCAGGACAGCACCGTAACCATCGAGAGCCCATCAGGCACTCCCGAGACGATACCGACGAAGAATCTGGCCTACATCATCGACCAGACGACCTACGACAAGGAAGTGGCACACAATCCGGGCTTCCTGCATGGATGGAATGGCTCCATCTCCGGCGGAGCGACGCTGATCCGCTCGACGCAGACGGGAACCAGTTTTAACGCTGGCATAGCCTTGATTAGAGCGATCCCTACGGTGACTTACCTGCCGCCCAAGACACGTACCACCTTCAACCTGCTCGAGAGCTACGGCAAGTTGACCCAGCCGGTGATTCCGCAGACCACGCCACCGACGCCTCCTTCCGAGGCCAAGACCAGCATCTTCCACACCGATGCCGAACATGACATCTATTTCAATCCCCGCTTCTACGCTTTGGGCGAGCTCTCCTTTGACCACAACTTCGCCCAGGGCCTGAATCTGCAACAGATCTATGGCGGCGGTTTTGGCTGGACTCCTCTCAAAACCCCGGTGCAGCAGCTTGATCTGAAGGCAGACGTTCATTACGAGATGCAAACCTTCATTCAGCCGAACCCGATTACCGTAGACAATCCGCGCGTACCCGATCAGAACCTGATCGGATCGACGTTTGGCGAGGCCTATCACCGCAACCTGCCTGGCAAGGTCGTCTTTACCGAGAGCGCCAGCATTCTACCGGCGTTCAATAATCCGGATGCCTATTCGGCAATCGCAGCAGCCGGACTTGCTCTTCCCACCTACAAGCGAATCAGCCTTGGGCTAAATGCCACGGACAACTACCTCAACATGCCGGCGGCTGGCTACAAGAAGAACAGCTTCCAGTTCATCACCTCCATCGTCTACACGTTGAAATAA
- a CDS encoding c-type cytochrome, whose product MAKKSGSGGFGKIFLGFLIGIGAVAAGLFLYLHFGPLPVAVADAPFPYEKQIVRMPMNARIDREVKTPPFGTSEDVFEAGAHVYRAQCASCHGVPGHDVDYARYMYPRAPQLWKAHGKSGVVGVSDDSAGETYWKVANGIRLTGMPAFNHVLTDTQMWQVSLLLKSANTELPLPVTQILTQ is encoded by the coding sequence ATGGCAAAAAAAAGCGGCAGTGGCGGCTTTGGCAAGATCTTTTTAGGCTTTCTGATCGGTATTGGCGCGGTGGCAGCCGGTCTGTTTCTTTACCTTCACTTTGGGCCGCTTCCCGTCGCCGTAGCTGACGCGCCGTTCCCCTATGAGAAGCAGATTGTTCGAATGCCCATGAACGCCCGGATCGACCGCGAGGTTAAAACGCCGCCCTTCGGTACCAGCGAAGATGTATTCGAGGCCGGAGCACATGTTTATCGTGCCCAGTGCGCAAGCTGCCATGGCGTTCCCGGCCACGACGTAGATTATGCACGCTATATGTATCCCCGGGCACCTCAGCTCTGGAAGGCGCATGGAAAGTCCGGCGTGGTCGGTGTCAGCGATGATTCAGCAGGCGAGACCTACTGGAAGGTCGCCAATGGCATCCGCCTTACCGGTATGCCCGCCTTTAACCACGTTCTGACCGATACGCAAATGTGGCAGGTTAGCCTTCTTTTGAAGAGCGCGAACACAGAGTTGCCGCTGCCGGTGACGCAAATTCTGACGCAATAG
- a CDS encoding outer membrane beta-barrel protein, whose amino-acid sequence MFGLKLKEKCVAVTLLAGLIVSGAGTMQAQSMRRTRRETNANRQARIARIVKDTYSHKWEVGGGGGYLRYRSGEGLQRNNEVTFWLSGTRYFNPKFGVEADVRGAFGNAKIGTNDYLKFNPQISQYAFMAGPSYRFYAKQKIAASVFGVGGAGVGKFDTGSKGIPSSLLGTWPSETRAAFSVGLNLDYNIYPNLALRVTPTYLGTTFGGTVQNNAGFNIGLLYRFGRN is encoded by the coding sequence ATGTTCGGTTTGAAGTTGAAGGAAAAGTGTGTAGCGGTTACGTTGCTGGCGGGACTGATCGTCAGCGGAGCAGGCACCATGCAAGCGCAGTCGATGCGGCGGACACGGCGCGAAACCAACGCCAACCGCCAGGCGAGAATCGCGCGCATCGTCAAGGACACCTACAGCCATAAATGGGAAGTGGGCGGCGGCGGCGGCTATCTGCGCTATCGTTCAGGCGAGGGCCTGCAGCGCAACAACGAAGTCACCTTCTGGCTGAGCGGGACACGCTACTTCAATCCGAAGTTCGGCGTCGAGGCTGACGTCCGCGGCGCGTTCGGCAATGCGAAGATCGGCACCAACGACTACCTGAAGTTCAACCCGCAGATCTCACAGTACGCCTTTATGGCTGGTCCGTCCTATCGCTTCTACGCGAAACAGAAGATTGCAGCGAGCGTATTTGGCGTAGGCGGCGCAGGCGTAGGCAAGTTCGACACTGGCTCGAAGGGAATCCCCTCCTCCCTGCTGGGAACCTGGCCTTCCGAAACCCGGGCTGCCTTCTCCGTCGGGCTCAATCTCGACTACAACATCTATCCCAACCTGGCACTCCGGGTTACACCGACCTACCTGGGAACGACCTTTGGAGGAACCGTGCAGAATAACGCCGGCTTCAACATCGGGCTTCTCTATCGCTTTGGAAGAAACTAG
- a CDS encoding aspartate ammonia-lyase, giving the protein MSDTRTETDSLGPVEVSAEAFYGAQTARAIANFPISGLKASSFLILALAMIKHAAAEANQSLGLITPEQGSAIRQAAKEIIDGQHHEHFVVDVFQAGAGVSLHMNANEVIANRAGQILGEPLGTYKKIHPNDHVNYGQSTNDVFPTAMRLATLLALEELYPVLNELAASLADKGREFKDVLKAGRTHMQDAVPITLGQEFAAYAVAIQKCHQHIARTAASLRELGLGGSAVGTGLNTHPDYRQRVIEGLGRISGFELTSTEDLRYAMQSNAVMADVSAALRSLALELIRISNDLRLLSSGPNTGFDEIHLPSLQPGSSIMPGKVNPVLAELTAMVAFQVIGNDTATALAVQAGQLELNVMMPTMAHNTLQSVAILTNALRELDHRCIRGIIANRDRCAHYAGSTIALATALNPYIGYAKAAALVKESVATGRSIVALAREKNLLTEEQIAEILDPKSMTEPHARKL; this is encoded by the coding sequence ATGTCCGATACTCGCACCGAAACCGACTCGTTAGGCCCTGTCGAGGTATCTGCGGAGGCGTTTTATGGAGCGCAGACCGCGCGGGCCATCGCCAATTTTCCCATTAGCGGGCTTAAGGCTAGTTCCTTCCTTATCCTCGCGCTTGCGATGATTAAGCATGCTGCTGCTGAGGCCAACCAGTCCCTTGGCCTTATCACACCGGAGCAGGGAAGCGCGATCCGGCAGGCGGCGAAAGAGATCATCGATGGCCAGCACCATGAGCACTTCGTCGTAGACGTCTTTCAGGCCGGGGCCGGAGTCAGCCTGCATATGAACGCCAACGAGGTCATCGCCAACCGTGCTGGACAGATTCTTGGTGAACCGCTCGGCACCTACAAAAAAATCCATCCTAACGATCACGTTAATTACGGACAGTCCACCAACGACGTCTTTCCCACCGCGATGCGCCTCGCAACTTTGCTGGCGCTCGAAGAGCTCTATCCTGTGCTGAACGAGCTTGCAGCCAGTCTCGCGGACAAAGGTCGAGAGTTCAAAGACGTTTTGAAGGCTGGGCGGACTCATATGCAGGACGCTGTGCCTATTACGCTCGGCCAGGAGTTTGCCGCTTATGCTGTGGCGATTCAAAAGTGCCACCAGCACATAGCCCGGACCGCGGCGTCACTTCGCGAGCTTGGCCTTGGCGGCTCTGCCGTCGGGACGGGGCTCAACACTCATCCCGACTATCGTCAGCGCGTCATTGAGGGCCTCGGCCGCATCTCCGGTTTTGAGCTAACTTCTACCGAAGACCTCCGCTATGCCATGCAGTCGAATGCTGTGATGGCTGATGTCTCCGCTGCGCTGCGCAGCCTTGCGCTCGAGCTCATTCGAATCTCGAATGACCTGCGTCTGCTGTCTAGCGGGCCAAATACGGGCTTTGATGAGATTCATCTTCCCAGCCTGCAGCCTGGCTCGAGCATTATGCCGGGCAAGGTGAATCCCGTTCTGGCGGAGCTGACTGCGATGGTGGCTTTTCAGGTTATTGGCAACGATACTGCCACGGCGCTCGCAGTCCAGGCGGGGCAGCTAGAGCTTAATGTGATGATGCCTACGATGGCGCACAATACGCTGCAATCGGTCGCGATTTTGACCAATGCGTTGCGCGAGCTGGACCATCGTTGCATCCGCGGCATCATTGCGAACCGGGACCGCTGCGCTCACTATGCGGGCAGCACGATTGCATTGGCCACTGCGCTGAATCCCTATATCGGCTATGCAAAAGCTGCGGCGCTGGTAAAGGAATCGGTCGCTACGGGACGGAGTATCGTAGCGTTGGCGCGTGAGAAGAATCTGCTTACCGAAGAGCAGATCGCGGAGATTCTGGACCCCAAAAGCATGACGGAACCACACGCCAGAAAACTCTGA
- a CDS encoding fumarate hydratase: MAIIKQDDLIQSVADALQYISYYHPVDYITNLAQAYEMEESHAAKDAIAQILINSRMCAEGHRPICQDTGIVTIFLKVGMEVIWQGPNGGPTTLDLQQMCDAGVRKAYLDPDNKLRGSILADPAFTRKNTKDNTPSVVEVSLVKGGDVDVIVAAKGGGSEAKSKFVMLNPSDSIVDWVLKTVPTMGAGWCPPGMLGIGIGGTAEKAMLLAKQSLMDPIDMQELKARGPKNKIEELRIELYDKVNRLGIGAQGLGGLTTVLDIKILDYPTHAANLPVAMIPNCAATRHAHFHLDGSGPVMLEPPPLDAWPKLTYDVSTARRVDLNTVTREEVKAWKPGEVILLNGKLLTGRDAAHKRMTDMLNRGEKLPVDFTNRFIYYVGPVDAVREEAVGPAGPTTATRMDKFTRQMLESTGLLGMVGKAERGPAAIEAIRDNEAVYLMAVGGAAYLVSKAIKSSRVLAFEDLGMEAIYEFDVKDMPVTVAVDSQGTSVHNTGPAEWSRRIAGVPILQ, encoded by the coding sequence ATGGCAATCATCAAGCAGGACGATCTAATTCAGAGCGTGGCGGACGCTCTGCAGTACATCAGCTACTACCATCCGGTGGATTACATCACCAATCTGGCACAAGCCTATGAGATGGAAGAGAGCCACGCAGCCAAAGATGCGATCGCACAAATTCTTATCAACTCGCGCATGTGCGCCGAGGGTCATCGCCCCATCTGCCAGGACACCGGCATTGTCACCATCTTTCTAAAAGTAGGCATGGAAGTCATCTGGCAGGGACCGAACGGTGGACCTACCACATTGGACCTGCAACAGATGTGCGACGCGGGCGTGCGTAAGGCTTATCTCGACCCCGACAATAAGCTGCGCGGCAGCATCCTCGCCGACCCGGCATTCACACGCAAGAACACGAAGGACAACACACCGTCGGTCGTCGAGGTCTCGCTGGTTAAAGGCGGCGACGTAGACGTCATCGTCGCAGCCAAGGGCGGAGGCTCCGAGGCAAAGTCGAAGTTCGTTATGCTAAATCCTTCAGACTCGATTGTTGACTGGGTGCTGAAGACGGTGCCAACCATGGGCGCGGGATGGTGTCCACCGGGGATGCTCGGCATCGGCATCGGCGGCACAGCAGAGAAAGCGATGCTGCTGGCGAAGCAGTCGCTGATGGACCCCATTGACATGCAGGAGCTAAAGGCGCGCGGGCCAAAGAACAAGATCGAAGAGCTGCGCATCGAACTCTACGACAAGGTCAACCGGCTCGGCATCGGAGCGCAGGGGCTGGGCGGGCTAACGACAGTGCTCGATATCAAGATTCTGGATTATCCGACGCACGCGGCCAACCTCCCCGTAGCGATGATTCCCAACTGCGCCGCGACGCGCCATGCCCACTTTCATCTCGATGGCAGCGGCCCTGTGATGCTCGAGCCGCCACCGCTCGATGCGTGGCCAAAGCTGACCTACGACGTCAGCACCGCCCGCCGCGTGGACCTGAACACCGTGACCCGCGAAGAGGTCAAGGCGTGGAAGCCGGGTGAGGTTATCCTTCTCAACGGCAAGCTACTTACTGGGCGCGATGCCGCACATAAGCGCATGACCGACATGCTCAACCGCGGCGAAAAGCTGCCCGTCGACTTCACCAACCGCTTCATCTACTACGTCGGCCCAGTGGATGCCGTGCGTGAAGAGGCTGTAGGACCCGCCGGCCCCACGACCGCGACGCGCATGGACAAGTTCACCCGGCAGATGCTCGAATCCACCGGCCTGCTGGGTATGGTTGGCAAAGCCGAACGCGGCCCAGCCGCCATTGAAGCGATCCGCGACAACGAAGCGGTCTACCTGATGGCCGTCGGCGGCGCAGCGTACCTCGTCTCAAAAGCGATCAAGAGTTCCCGCGTGCTCGCCTTCGAGGACCTCGGCATGGAAGCGATCTACGAGTTCGATGTCAAAGACATGCCGGTAACCGTGGCCGTAGATTCACAAGGAACAAGCGTCCACAACACAGGGCCTGCGGAATGGTCACGACGGATCGCAGGAGTTCCGATCCTGCAATGA
- the pgsA gene encoding CDP-diacylglycerol--glycerol-3-phosphate 3-phosphatidyltransferase — protein MNLPNSITMSRVACVPLLIWILSPAFPWTGGHGAVGLRGGEQEVIASIVFILASITDGLDGYLARRRQQITTMGMLLDPLADKLMVSAAFIILVAYNPRVVPPWIAVLVIGREFLVSGLRSIAATEGFTIEASEIGKLKTVIQIVSVVAAILAHRWDYWNWGGFIVGVHFIAVTAIYWMVIVSIISAVDYFVGFWKKIDHASDKRRNRRSFVLSRKKKSAPPAEHPSRIS, from the coding sequence ATGAATCTGCCCAACTCCATCACGATGAGCCGCGTTGCATGCGTGCCCCTTCTCATCTGGATACTTTCGCCTGCTTTTCCATGGACAGGCGGGCATGGAGCCGTGGGCCTGCGCGGGGGCGAGCAGGAAGTTATTGCGTCTATCGTCTTTATTCTGGCGAGCATTACCGATGGGCTCGACGGTTATCTTGCCCGGCGGCGCCAGCAGATCACGACGATGGGAATGTTGCTCGATCCTTTGGCCGATAAGCTCATGGTCAGCGCGGCCTTCATCATTCTGGTCGCCTATAATCCGCGGGTTGTTCCGCCGTGGATCGCCGTTCTGGTTATAGGGCGAGAATTTCTTGTCTCCGGGCTTCGCTCTATTGCCGCCACGGAGGGCTTCACCATTGAGGCCAGTGAGATTGGCAAGCTCAAGACTGTCATTCAGATCGTCTCCGTTGTCGCCGCTATTCTGGCGCATCGCTGGGACTACTGGAACTGGGGCGGATTTATCGTCGGCGTTCACTTCATCGCAGTGACGGCGATCTACTGGATGGTGATCGTTTCGATCATCTCTGCGGTGGATTACTTTGTGGGCTTCTGGAAGAAGATCGACCATGCCAGCGATAAACGGCGGAATCGCCGCAGCTTCGTCTTGAGCCGCAAAAAGAAGAGCGCCCCGCCAGCGGAGCACCCTTCACGAATTTCTTAG
- a CDS encoding Ig-like domain-containing protein, with translation MSIQSLALKTATLIALISVALPAPTQQLSTNQTVKDGDKPVATLQTATVPTTIVLTISSASPLSYGEDVGGYALVNSSDGTALSGTVTFYDGATNICTIPVTQTTSCPASAGTGFVTGTHMLTAVYSGDATHQGSTSNGVPVVVLPDVTTLSLASSANPAGYGGAVTFTATAQGDHATPTGQIEFLDGGNLIATATLSPGGVASIAESALTLGTHPITVRYAATQNFGAAESAVLNEVVQASSAMATSTTLASSANPASAGQSITFTANVVTVGQTLAPSGTVTFLDGSSVLGMAPLNGVGLATLTTSSLAPGSHTISANYAGSGATAASSSAPLTETVSGTSTLSPAPFTLTVAGTPNVIAGEGVNLVITVAPRAGTIQPVQLTCDGLPAESACTFGTATLPANGGTTTLQISTMSPHSCASDTPYSQNAGIPLGAPVLAGFFILFLPRRGRRSMKNLLMVLIATCGIATLMGCGNCSDLGTRPGDYTVQVVGTSTGAITSKVITKIALHVTVP, from the coding sequence ATGTCGATTCAAAGTCTCGCCCTCAAGACAGCCACCCTGATCGCTCTGATATCCGTGGCACTCCCGGCGCCGACACAACAGCTTTCGACAAACCAGACCGTGAAAGACGGAGATAAGCCTGTTGCAACATTACAGACGGCGACCGTCCCTACCACCATCGTCCTGACAATTTCTTCTGCATCTCCCCTCTCCTATGGCGAGGACGTTGGCGGTTATGCGCTCGTCAACTCCAGCGATGGAACTGCCTTATCAGGGACGGTGACGTTTTACGACGGAGCTACAAATATCTGCACGATCCCCGTGACGCAGACAACAAGCTGTCCGGCCAGCGCGGGAACAGGATTCGTAACTGGAACTCATATGCTGACGGCAGTGTATTCCGGTGACGCAACCCATCAAGGATCGACCTCGAATGGTGTGCCAGTCGTGGTTTTGCCCGATGTAACCACTCTGAGCCTGGCCAGCTCTGCCAATCCAGCAGGCTATGGAGGCGCCGTGACATTTACCGCTACGGCGCAGGGAGACCATGCAACGCCTACCGGGCAGATCGAGTTTCTCGATGGAGGAAATCTCATTGCAACCGCAACGCTGAGCCCGGGCGGCGTTGCGTCCATCGCAGAGTCGGCATTGACGCTGGGAACTCACCCGATCACCGTCAGATACGCAGCAACGCAAAACTTCGGAGCCGCAGAGAGCGCCGTTCTTAACGAGGTAGTTCAAGCCTCTTCGGCGATGGCAACGTCGACAACGCTGGCCTCGAGTGCGAACCCCGCGTCCGCCGGGCAGAGCATCACCTTTACCGCGAATGTTGTGACCGTGGGACAGACGCTTGCGCCTTCAGGAACAGTCACATTTCTGGATGGAAGTTCAGTCCTGGGAATGGCGCCTTTGAATGGCGTCGGACTGGCTACTTTGACTACTTCTTCCCTCGCACCCGGCAGTCATACGATATCGGCCAACTATGCTGGCTCTGGGGCTACCGCTGCAAGTTCCTCCGCTCCATTGACAGAGACAGTGAGCGGCACATCGACATTAAGCCCCGCTCCATTTACATTGACCGTTGCAGGAACGCCGAACGTCATTGCAGGAGAAGGCGTGAACCTTGTGATTACCGTAGCTCCGCGAGCCGGCACCATTCAGCCGGTGCAGCTCACTTGCGATGGGCTTCCGGCGGAATCTGCATGCACCTTCGGTACGGCAACGCTTCCAGCGAACGGCGGCACCACCACCCTCCAGATCAGCACCATGTCTCCGCATAGCTGCGCCTCGGATACACCATACTCACAGAACGCAGGAATACCTCTCGGCGCACCCGTACTTGCCGGTTTCTTTATCCTGTTTCTTCCACGTCGTGGGCGCAGGTCGATGAAAAATCTCCTAATGGTCCTGATAGCGACCTGCGGCATCGCTACGCTCATGGGCTGCGGAAACTGCAGCGATCTGGGAACGCGTCCCGGCGACTATACCGTCCAGGTTGTCGGTACCTCCACCGGAGCGATCACCAGCAAAGTGATCACGAAGATCGCGCTGCACGTAACCGTCCCATAG